Proteins encoded within one genomic window of bacterium:
- the tsaE gene encoding tRNA (adenosine(37)-N6)-threonylcarbamoyltransferase complex ATPase subunit type 1 TsaE: protein MRLLCRLPVCKKHLCFISSSPEETLEIARELGAALRPGDVVGLTGDLGAGKTLFCKGVGEALGIPPDRIVSPTFTIVTEHAGPVPLTHIDVYRLSGAREADEIGMRELLSGDGICLVEWAEKIAERLPTDCIRVRFTLSGDDRREIAIAAPDLPRFDAFRARSQRFQLH from the coding sequence GTGCGCCTTCTGTGCCGTCTTCCCGTGTGTAAAAAACATCTCTGCTTCATATCGAGTTCGCCCGAGGAAACCCTTGAGATCGCGCGCGAGCTGGGCGCGGCGCTCCGCCCCGGCGACGTCGTCGGGCTCACCGGGGACCTGGGTGCGGGGAAGACGCTCTTCTGCAAGGGGGTCGGCGAGGCGCTGGGGATTCCCCCGGACCGGATCGTGAGCCCGACCTTCACGATCGTGACGGAGCACGCGGGGCCGGTCCCGCTCACGCACATCGACGTCTACCGCCTTTCGGGCGCGAGGGAGGCCGACGAGATCGGGATGCGCGAGCTCCTGTCGGGCGACGGCATCTGCCTCGTGGAGTGGGCGGAAAAGATCGCGGAACGGTTGCCAACGGATTGCATACGGGTTAGATTCACGCTTTCGGGCGACGACCGCAGGGAGATCGCGATCGCCGCCCCGGACCTCCCGAGGTTCGACGCCTTCCGGGCCCGGTCCCAACGTTTCCAGCTACACTAG
- a CDS encoding holo-ACP synthase gives MIAGIGVDLVDIARIRAMLDRYGERFLRRVYTEAETAYAMGGANRAERLAGRFAVKEALMKALGTGKSNGILWRDVETLRGRSGKPEVRLHGQAAGWAKRRGGDAVHVSITHDGGKAMAFVILEKAGGEK, from the coding sequence ATGATCGCCGGGATCGGCGTGGACCTCGTGGACATCGCGCGGATCCGGGCGATGCTGGACCGGTACGGGGAACGGTTCCTTCGCCGCGTCTACACCGAGGCGGAAACGGCCTACGCGATGGGCGGCGCGAACAGGGCCGAGCGGCTGGCGGGGCGGTTCGCGGTGAAGGAAGCGCTGATGAAGGCGCTCGGGACCGGGAAATCGAACGGGATCCTCTGGAGGGACGTCGAGACGTTGCGCGGGCGCTCGGGAAAACCCGAGGTCCGTCTGCACGGGCAGGCGGCGGGATGGGCGAAGCGGCGGGGCGGCGACGCGGTCCACGTGTCGATCACGCATGACGGCGGGAAGGCGATGGCGTTCGTGATCCTCGAAAAGGCGGGTGGCGAGAAATGA
- the cysE gene encoding serine O-acetyltransferase translates to MFRSIRNDIKVIFERDPAARSVLEIFLCYPGFHAVRFHHLAHWLWTKDLRVLARFLSHISRALTGIEIHPGATIGDGFFIDHGMGVVIGETSEIGDNVTLYHGVTLGGTSWNKGKRHPTLEDNVIVGAGAAILGPIRIGHDSKIGSGSVVNREVPPNSTVVGIPGRIVYREGNVYNDPTGVAGTPDPEGKAIKCLTEQIFALEKRVEEMAKRLEEPEHPAEERTGT, encoded by the coding sequence ATGTTCCGATCGATCCGGAACGACATCAAGGTCATCTTCGAGAGGGATCCCGCCGCGCGCAGCGTGCTCGAGATCTTCCTCTGCTACCCGGGTTTCCACGCCGTCCGGTTCCACCACCTCGCCCATTGGCTCTGGACGAAGGATCTCCGGGTCCTGGCCCGCTTCCTCTCCCACATATCGCGAGCCCTCACGGGGATCGAGATCCACCCCGGGGCGACGATCGGCGACGGGTTCTTCATCGATCACGGCATGGGGGTGGTGATCGGGGAGACGTCCGAGATCGGCGACAACGTCACCCTGTACCACGGCGTGACGCTCGGCGGGACGAGCTGGAACAAGGGGAAGCGGCACCCCACCCTCGAGGACAACGTGATCGTCGGGGCGGGGGCGGCGATTCTCGGCCCGATCCGCATCGGTCACGACTCCAAGATCGGCTCCGGGTCGGTGGTGAACAGGGAAGTGCCGCCCAACTCGACGGTCGTCGGGATCCCGGGCCGCATCGTCTACCGCGAAGGGAACGTCTACAACGACCCGACCGGCGTGGCGGGGACGCCCGATCCGGAAGGGAAGGCGATCAAGTGCCTGACCGAGCAGATCTTCGCGCTCGAGAAACGCGTCGAGGAGATGGCGAAGCGCCTCGAGGAACCGGAGCACCCCGCGGAGGAGAGGACCGGAACGTGA
- a CDS encoding NAD(P)H-hydrate dehydratase: MKIVMARQMAELDRVTIHTYGIPALVLMENAGRSCTERIFRILEEKAGGPQEASVAVVCGKGNNGGDGMVIARHLHNRGAYVEVFLLGEEGDLSADARTQHEILRRMDVEVRVIRDAEGVEDLRTYLEEVHLCVDAILGTGLTSPLSGIVREVVEAINLSMAPVFAVDIPTGIDATTGRIMGEAIRAEFTGTFGLLKLGHVLLPGSIHCGETEIYDIGIPQRAVFDAQINTEALDEQVVKSMLSVRPPDFHKGDAGRVYIVGGSPGMTGAPCLAGSAALHMGAGLITVVTPESLRPIVEAKQMEVMTRGIPDDGTGYFAPGMIPALMEVLSKADVIVVGPGLGMTDTMPAFVKELISRIKVPFLFDADAINALSGEAVALQGAAAPCILTPHPGEMARLMKETIESIESARIDSARHLAEEERVTVILKGARTVVATPKGDIFINTTGNPYMASGGMGDALTGMIAALASQGLSPNDAACAGVFLHGMSADLLVRDHPMTPVTATDVIGNIRGALRQVLGEPPPEE; the protein is encoded by the coding sequence ATGAAAATCGTGATGGCGCGCCAGATGGCCGAACTGGATCGGGTGACGATCCACACGTACGGCATCCCCGCCCTGGTGCTGATGGAGAACGCGGGGCGGTCGTGCACGGAGCGGATCTTCCGGATCCTCGAGGAGAAGGCGGGCGGTCCTCAGGAGGCGTCCGTGGCGGTGGTGTGCGGAAAGGGGAACAACGGCGGCGACGGGATGGTGATCGCCCGTCACCTCCACAACCGGGGTGCCTACGTCGAGGTCTTCCTCCTGGGCGAGGAGGGCGACCTGTCGGCCGACGCGCGGACCCAGCACGAGATCCTTCGGCGGATGGACGTCGAGGTCCGGGTCATCCGGGACGCGGAGGGGGTCGAAGACCTGCGGACCTACCTCGAGGAAGTCCACCTGTGCGTGGACGCGATCCTCGGGACGGGCCTCACGTCCCCGCTCTCCGGGATCGTGCGCGAGGTGGTCGAGGCGATCAATCTCTCGATGGCCCCCGTCTTCGCCGTGGACATCCCGACCGGAATCGACGCGACGACCGGCCGGATCATGGGCGAGGCGATCCGCGCGGAATTCACGGGCACCTTCGGACTGCTGAAACTGGGACACGTCCTGCTCCCCGGCTCGATCCATTGCGGCGAAACGGAGATCTACGACATCGGGATCCCGCAGCGGGCGGTGTTCGACGCGCAGATCAACACCGAGGCGCTCGACGAGCAGGTCGTGAAAAGCATGCTCTCCGTGCGCCCGCCCGACTTCCACAAGGGGGACGCGGGAAGGGTCTACATCGTCGGCGGGTCCCCCGGGATGACGGGCGCGCCGTGCCTGGCCGGATCGGCGGCGCTGCACATGGGGGCGGGCCTCATCACCGTGGTGACGCCGGAGTCGCTGCGGCCGATCGTCGAGGCGAAGCAGATGGAGGTGATGACCCGCGGGATCCCGGACGACGGGACGGGGTATTTCGCGCCCGGGATGATCCCCGCCCTGATGGAGGTCCTTTCGAAGGCCGACGTGATCGTCGTCGGTCCCGGGCTGGGGATGACCGACACGATGCCCGCATTCGTGAAGGAGCTGATCTCCAGGATCAAGGTCCCGTTCCTGTTCGACGCCGACGCGATCAACGCCTTGTCGGGGGAGGCGGTGGCGCTGCAGGGGGCGGCCGCCCCCTGCATCCTCACCCCCCACCCGGGGGAGATGGCGCGCCTGATGAAAGAGACGATCGAGTCGATCGAGTCGGCGCGGATCGACTCCGCGCGGCACCTGGCGGAAGAGGAGCGGGTCACGGTGATCCTCAAGGGGGCGCGCACCGTCGTGGCGACGCCGAAGGGGGACATCTTCATCAACACGACGGGGAACCCGTACATGGCGTCGGGCGGCATGGGCGACGCGTTGACCGGGATGATCGCGGCGCTCGCCTCCCAGGGGCTCTCGCCGAACGACGCCGCCTGCGCGGGCGTTTTCCTGCACGGCATGTCGGCCGACCTCCTGGTGCGCGACCACCCGATGACCCCGGTGACGGCGACCGACGTGATCGGCAACATCCGGGGGGCGCTGCGGCAGGTCCTCGGCGAACCCCCGCCGGAAGAGTGA
- a CDS encoding aspartate kinase translates to MALIVQKYGGTSVGTVEKIKNVAKRVARTKEQGNDVVVVVSAMSGETNRLLGLANQISEMPNERELDVVAATGEQVTIGLLAIALTEMGCKAKSFCGFQIPVLTDAAYVKARIRQIRGETITRALKEGYVAVVAGFQGIDDSGSITTLGRGGSDTSAVAVAAALKADVCEIYTDVDGVYTTDPNICADARKLDKVSFEEMLELASLGAKVLQIRSVEFGMKYGVRIHVRSSFNDNPGTIVTTEEEIMETAVVSGVAYSKNEAKITVVKVPDRPGIAARIFKPLSEANIVVDVIVQNVSVTGFTDLTFTIGRTDFRKATQITEKAAKDVGAERVVGDDKIAKVSIVGMAMRSHSGVALKVFETLAGEGINILGISTSEIKISVLIEEKYTELAVRVLHGAFGLGNPA, encoded by the coding sequence ATGGCACTCATTGTCCAGAAGTACGGCGGGACCTCGGTCGGCACCGTCGAGAAGATCAAGAATGTCGCGAAGAGGGTGGCCCGGACGAAGGAGCAGGGGAACGATGTCGTCGTGGTCGTCTCCGCGATGTCCGGGGAGACGAACCGGCTGCTCGGGCTGGCGAACCAGATCTCCGAGATGCCGAACGAGCGGGAGCTCGACGTCGTCGCCGCCACCGGCGAGCAGGTGACGATCGGCCTGCTGGCGATCGCCCTCACCGAGATGGGGTGCAAGGCGAAGTCGTTCTGCGGCTTCCAGATCCCCGTGCTGACGGACGCCGCGTATGTAAAGGCCCGGATCCGCCAGATCCGCGGCGAGACGATCACGCGTGCGCTCAAGGAGGGGTACGTCGCCGTCGTGGCCGGTTTCCAGGGGATCGACGACAGCGGGTCGATCACCACGCTCGGACGCGGCGGCTCCGACACCAGCGCCGTGGCCGTGGCCGCGGCGCTGAAAGCGGACGTCTGCGAGATCTACACGGACGTGGACGGCGTCTACACCACCGACCCGAACATCTGCGCGGACGCCCGCAAGCTGGACAAGGTCTCCTTCGAGGAGATGCTCGAGCTTGCCTCCCTGGGCGCCAAGGTGCTGCAGATCCGCTCGGTGGAGTTCGGAATGAAGTACGGGGTGCGGATCCACGTCCGCTCCTCGTTCAACGACAATCCGGGAACGATCGTGACGACGGAGGAGGAGATCATGGAAACGGCGGTGGTGTCCGGCGTGGCGTACAGCAAGAACGAGGCGAAGATCACGGTGGTCAAGGTCCCCGACCGCCCCGGGATCGCGGCGAGGATCTTCAAGCCGCTGTCCGAGGCGAACATCGTGGTCGACGTCATCGTCCAGAACGTCTCGGTCACGGGGTTCACCGACCTGACGTTCACGATCGGGCGCACCGACTTCAGGAAGGCTACGCAGATCACCGAGAAGGCGGCGAAGGACGTTGGGGCGGAGCGGGTCGTCGGGGACGACAAGATCGCGAAGGTTTCCATCGTCGGCATGGCGATGCGCTCCCATTCCGGCGTGGCGCTGAAGGTGTTCGAGACGCTGGCGGGGGAGGGGATCAACATCCTCGGGATCTCCACCTCCGAGATCAAGATCTCCGTCCTCATCGAGGAGAAGTACACCGAGCTGGCCGTGCGCGTGCTCCACGGGGCGTTCGGGTTGGGGAACCCCGCCTGA
- a CDS encoding pyridoxine 5'-phosphate synthase, producing MTAARKRLGVNIDHVATLRQARRGRVPEPAAAAAIAELSGADGITVHLREDRRHIQDRDLAVLKSVVTTRINFEMAATGEITRIACSLSPHSCTLVPEKREEITTEGGLDVLGRREALRQTTARLKHAGIVVSMFIDPDLSQVRASRQAGADAIEIHTGTFCEAFAAGKHEAELEKIRAAAAFGASIGLKVFAGHGLDVRNIVPILGIPGIEEFNIGHSIIARAVFLGLAAAVKEIADLVHGA from the coding sequence ATGACGGCGGCCCGGAAGCGGCTCGGGGTCAACATCGACCACGTGGCCACGCTGCGCCAGGCCCGGCGGGGGCGGGTCCCCGAACCGGCGGCGGCGGCGGCGATCGCGGAGCTCTCCGGGGCCGACGGGATCACGGTTCACCTGCGGGAGGACCGGCGCCACATCCAGGACCGCGACCTCGCGGTGCTCAAATCGGTCGTGACGACGCGGATCAATTTCGAGATGGCGGCGACCGGCGAGATCACGCGGATCGCCTGCTCCCTTTCGCCGCACTCCTGCACGCTCGTCCCGGAGAAGCGCGAGGAGATCACGACCGAGGGGGGGCTGGACGTCCTGGGGCGCCGGGAGGCGTTGCGGCAGACGACCGCCCGGCTGAAACACGCCGGGATCGTCGTCAGCATGTTCATCGACCCGGACCTTTCCCAGGTGCGTGCTTCGCGGCAGGCGGGGGCCGACGCGATCGAGATCCACACCGGGACGTTCTGCGAGGCGTTCGCCGCGGGGAAGCACGAGGCGGAGCTGGAGAAGATCCGGGCGGCGGCGGCGTTCGGCGCTTCCATCGGACTCAAGGTCTTCGCCGGCCACGGCCTCGACGTCCGCAACATCGTCCCCATCCTGGGAATCCCCGGGATCGAGGAGTTCAATATCGGCCACAGCATCATCGCCCGGGCGGTCTTCCTCGGGCTGGCGGCGGCCGTGAAAGAGATCGCGGACCTCGTCCACGGAGCATGA
- a CDS encoding helix-hairpin-helix domain-containing protein — MPNPGRREGSGGKQRAVLLLSLILLVWNAAATARQPVSVGLLPAVDGTDRTPVPPRASGHRMGILSAESPRSGPLGIHQKYLLGKRVDINKASPREISELPGISGKIAAAVVGERNRLGGFRSPGDLLGVKGIKEKRLQKILPFLSEMPNN, encoded by the coding sequence GTGCCGAATCCAGGGAGGCGGGAAGGTAGCGGCGGAAAGCAACGCGCCGTCCTTCTTCTTTCCCTGATCCTGCTGGTCTGGAATGCGGCCGCCACGGCAAGGCAACCCGTCTCCGTCGGGCTCCTCCCTGCGGTCGACGGGACCGATCGCACTCCCGTCCCTCCGCGTGCCTCCGGCCATCGGATGGGAATCCTTTCCGCGGAAAGTCCCCGCAGCGGCCCCCTCGGGATTCACCAGAAATACCTCCTTGGAAAACGGGTAGATATCAACAAGGCATCCCCGCGGGAGATCTCGGAACTGCCCGGGATCTCCGGAAAGATCGCCGCCGCCGTGGTCGGCGAGCGGAATCGGCTCGGGGGATTCCGCTCGCCCGGGGATCTTCTCGGCGTCAAGGGGATCAAGGAGAAGCGCCTGCAGAAAATCCTTCCCTTTCTTTCGGAAATGCCGAATAATTGA
- the cimA gene encoding citramalate synthase, whose translation MKTVYLYDTTLRDGTQSEEISLSVLDKVTIAEKLDEFGIHYIEGGYPGSNPKDKEFFERARKMRWKNSVMCAFGMTRRVGKKVDEDSNMKALVAAGTPVITVVGKSWDFHVIEALRTTLEENLYAIKDTVAYLKKNADKVFFDAEHFFDGYRHNPKYAMKVLAAAVDAGADVLVLCDTNGGSLPSDISRIVKEVRRATSTAIGIHTHNDGEMAVANTLAAVESGATQVQGTINGYGERCGNANLCSILPALELKMGREALPKGQLRKLTDLSRFVAEVANVGQWLHAPYVGNAAFAHKGGMHVSAIRRHTKTYEHIEPEVVGNTRRVLISDLSGRSNILSKIQETGLKFKANDPNTEKILDEIKELEHKGFQFEGADASFELLARRAMGEHEPFFELVGFRVIDEKRSEAEAPIAEATIQISVDGKAEHTAALGNGPVNAMDNALRKALEKFYPEVAEVKLLDYKVRVIRQGGTGSSVRVLIKSGDRDEIWGTVGVSHNIIEASWQALVDSIRYKLWRTRRAESREAGR comes from the coding sequence ATGAAGACCGTATATCTGTACGACACGACGCTGCGGGACGGGACCCAGTCCGAGGAGATCTCCCTGTCCGTGCTCGACAAGGTCACGATCGCCGAGAAACTGGACGAGTTCGGAATCCACTACATCGAGGGCGGCTACCCGGGCAGCAACCCCAAGGACAAGGAGTTCTTCGAGCGGGCGCGCAAGATGCGCTGGAAGAACTCGGTCATGTGCGCCTTCGGGATGACCCGCCGGGTGGGGAAGAAGGTCGACGAAGACTCCAACATGAAGGCGCTCGTCGCCGCGGGGACCCCGGTCATCACGGTGGTGGGGAAGTCGTGGGACTTCCACGTCATCGAGGCGCTGCGCACCACCCTCGAGGAGAACCTGTACGCCATCAAGGACACGGTGGCGTACCTGAAGAAAAACGCCGACAAGGTCTTCTTCGACGCCGAGCATTTCTTCGACGGGTACCGGCACAACCCGAAATACGCGATGAAGGTGCTGGCGGCCGCGGTCGACGCGGGGGCCGACGTCCTGGTCCTGTGCGACACGAACGGCGGCTCCCTCCCGTCCGACATCTCGCGGATCGTGAAGGAGGTGCGCAGGGCGACCTCAACGGCGATCGGCATCCACACCCACAACGACGGCGAGATGGCGGTGGCCAACACCCTCGCGGCCGTCGAGAGCGGCGCCACGCAGGTGCAGGGGACGATCAACGGGTATGGGGAGCGGTGCGGGAACGCGAACCTCTGCTCCATCCTGCCCGCGCTGGAGCTCAAGATGGGGCGGGAGGCCCTTCCGAAGGGGCAGCTGCGGAAGCTGACGGACCTGTCGCGCTTCGTGGCCGAGGTGGCCAACGTCGGGCAATGGCTCCACGCGCCGTACGTCGGGAACGCGGCGTTCGCGCACAAGGGGGGGATGCACGTCTCCGCCATCCGCCGGCACACGAAGACGTACGAGCACATCGAGCCCGAGGTGGTGGGGAACACGCGGCGGGTACTGATCTCCGACCTTTCCGGCCGCAGCAACATCCTCTCGAAGATCCAGGAAACGGGTCTAAAGTTCAAGGCGAACGACCCCAACACCGAAAAGATCCTCGACGAGATCAAGGAGCTCGAGCACAAGGGGTTCCAGTTCGAGGGGGCGGACGCCTCGTTCGAGCTGCTGGCGCGTCGCGCGATGGGGGAGCACGAGCCGTTTTTCGAACTGGTGGGGTTCCGCGTGATCGACGAAAAACGGTCCGAGGCCGAGGCGCCGATCGCCGAGGCGACGATCCAGATCTCCGTCGACGGGAAGGCGGAGCACACGGCGGCGCTGGGGAACGGCCCGGTGAACGCCATGGACAACGCCTTGCGGAAGGCGCTGGAGAAATTCTACCCCGAAGTGGCCGAGGTGAAGCTCCTCGACTACAAGGTCCGCGTCATCCGGCAGGGGGGAACCGGCTCCTCGGTACGCGTCTTGATTAAATCCGGCGACAGGGACGAGATCTGGGGCACCGTGGGCGTGTCGCACAACATCATCGAAGCGTCGTGGCAGGCCCTGGTGGACAGCATCCGGTACAAACTGTGGAGGACGCGACGTGCCGAATCCAGGGAGGCGGGAAGGTAG
- a CDS encoding RrF2 family transcriptional regulator — protein sequence MKITTRGRYAVMAMVSLAASSRGNPVPIQVIAKREAIPEPYLQQLFLRLRKRNIVKSVRGPGGGFILARDPSGITVGEIIRTAEGKPARVGCRQSGRSCGMIERCRTQGMWDALEARIEEFLDSMSVQDLFEERRETREEVGV from the coding sequence GTGAAGATCACCACCCGGGGACGGTACGCCGTCATGGCGATGGTGTCGCTGGCCGCGTCGTCGCGGGGGAACCCCGTGCCGATCCAGGTGATCGCGAAACGGGAGGCGATCCCCGAACCGTACCTGCAGCAGCTCTTCCTGCGGCTGCGCAAGCGGAACATCGTGAAGAGCGTCCGCGGGCCCGGCGGCGGGTTCATTCTCGCCCGGGACCCCTCGGGGATCACCGTAGGCGAGATCATCCGGACCGCGGAAGGGAAGCCCGCCCGGGTGGGCTGCCGGCAGTCGGGCCGCTCGTGCGGGATGATCGAACGGTGCCGGACGCAGGGGATGTGGGACGCCCTCGAGGCCCGGATCGAGGAGTTCCTCGATTCGATGTCCGTGCAGGACCTGTTCGAGGAGCGCCGGGAAACGCGCGAGGAGGTGGGGGTTTGA